Proteins from a genomic interval of Zingiber officinale cultivar Zhangliang chromosome 2A, Zo_v1.1, whole genome shotgun sequence:
- the LOC122042447 gene encoding AT-hook motif nuclear-localized protein 20-like, translated as MEVAPGADVAECIAQFARRRQCGISVLSGAGAVANVTLRQPSAPGAAVVSLQGRFEILSLAGTFLPGPAPLGSTGLIVYLAGGQGQVVGGSVVGALVAVSPVMVIAATFSNATYERLPLDDEDDGPANSGSAGPLPTAGGGGLPPDPSLLSMYTLPPYLNGHDALAWPHPRPPSF; from the coding sequence ATGGAGGTCGCCCCCGGCGCCGATGTGGCGGAGTGCATCGCCCAGTTCGCGCGCCGCCGCCAGTGCGGCATCAGCGTCCTCAGCGGCGCCGGAGCCGTCGCCAACGTCACCCTCCGCCAGCCCTCCGCCCCCGGAGCTGCCGTCGTCTCCCTGCAGGGCCGCTTTGAGATCCTGTCGCTCGCCGGCACGTTCCTGCCCGGGCCGGCCCCGCTGGGCTCCACCGGGCTCATCGTGTACCTGGCCGGCGGGCAGGGGCAGGTCGTCGGGGGCAGCGTCGTGGGCGCGCTCGTCGCCGTATCTCCCGTCATGGTGATCGCGGCCACGTTCTCCAACGCCACCTACGAGAGGTTGCCACTGGACGATGAGGACGACGGCCCCGCCAACAGCGGCAGCGCCGGCCCTTTGCCCACTGCCGGCGGCGGAGGATTGCCCCCAGATCCATCTCTCTTGAGCATGTACACCTTGCCTCCGTATTTAAACGGCCACGACGCCCTAGCATGGCCTCATCCGCGGCCTCCATCATTCTAG